A window of the Bacillota bacterium genome harbors these coding sequences:
- a CDS encoding ferritin-like domain-containing protein, which translates to MPRHETSRSRVPAAPQQQVGAQGARVPPGGGLEAMLDEAIRDEEAAARMYGQMARMVREAADADILWSIRQDELKHRELLLHMRRRLSG; encoded by the coding sequence TTGCCACGCCACGAGACGAGTCGCTCCCGCGTCCCTGCCGCTCCCCAGCAGCAGGTGGGGGCACAGGGGGCCAGGGTACCGCCCGGCGGCGGTCTGGAAGCGATGCTGGACGAGGCGATCCGTGACGAAGAGGCGGCCGCGCGCATGTACGGCCAGATGGCACGGATGGTGCGGGAGGCGGCCGACGCCGACATCCTCTGGTCGATCCGGCAGGATGAGCTGAAGCATCGCGAACTGCTCCTCCACATGCGCCGGCGTCTCTCCGGCTGA